The DNA sequence AGAATGAATCACTCCGggagtatatgaatcgttttaccaaagaagccttgaaggtcccggacctagatcagaaggtagccatgattgcactccaGCAAGGTACCACTGATGACAACTTTCGCCGGTgtctagccaagagggcccccGATAATATGAACGACTTGCAAGAAagagccgggaagtatattaAGGCGGAGGAAAGCCTAAGGAAATCCCAGAGTAAGCAAGGGCCGAACACCAATTTTAAGAAACGTGGGAACGATGCCGAGTATAACGCTGAGAACAAATATGccaaaaaggatgatgatgagaagtcgcctgctaaaaagaagGTAGGACCAAGGTTCACAGAATATGCTAGGCTCAATGCCCCAAGGAGTCAGATCCTAATGGAGATCGAAAAGGATGAGAGTGTTCGATGGCCAAAGCCCATAAGGACTGACCCAGAGAAACGAAACAAAGATTTGTATTATCGATTCCACGAAGACACGGggcataagaccgatgattgtcgaCAGCTGAAGGACGAAATCAAATTTTTGATCCGAAGGGGCAAGTTGTCTAAATTTACCAAGGATGGAGACAAGAATTATTGGGACAATGACAGTCGTGGAAGAGACAATGATGATAAGAGAactcagcctcgagggcctgtgaTTAACGTAATCTCCGGAGGGCCTACGGCTGCAGGCACTTCAAGTAATTCAAGAAAAGCGTATGCAAGGGAAGTGATGAACatagttggagaacccccgaagcgggcaaaaattgacTATGCAATGGCATTCGATAATATCGACCTTGAGAAGGTAAAATTCCCCCATGATGACCCCTTAGTAATTACaccagtgattggaaactcgtctgtaaagagagtgcttgttgataatggagcctcggtggatatcttgttctatgatgcctatgaaaagatgggatacTCCGATACTCAACTAACACCCtcagatatgcctatatatggcttcaataATATGGAAACCaagattgaaggcatgatccaacttcctgtaactatgggtaccgaacctAGACAAGCCACATGTATGGTAAATTTCTTGGTCGTTAAAGCCTCATcaacctataatgccatccttgggaAACCTGGAATACATGCTTTTAAGGTAATCCCGTccacttaccacatgaagatcaaattcccaactaggaacggaattggaGAGGAACTGGGAGACCAGAAAATGGCTCGAAGTTGTTATATTGGAGCACTAAGATCCAGAGGAGCTGTGGGGCAGGTGCTACCCATAGAGGATCTCGATGTCCGGGAAAAGGAAGAAAGAagaggcaagcctgccgaagatTTAGTTCCAATCCCATTATATACCAAGGAACCCGAAAAGGTCACTTATGTTGGAGCATTACTCCAGAAAGATTTGAAACAAGAGCTTGTGAGGTTCTTGAGGACCAATCGTGATGTTTTTGCTTGGACAGCGGCCGACATGCCAGGTATTGATCCTTTGTTCATGACTCATAAGTTGAATGTGAATCCTGATAGGAAACCGATTAAGCAAAAGAAGAGGAATTGCGCCCCCGAAAGGCAggaagccattaaacaggaggtagataagttgttggaagccGGGTTTATTGAGGAAATCCAATTTCCAGAATGGTTAGCTAACCCTGTCATGGTCAAGAAGGCAAATAGAAAGTGGatgatgtgtgtagacttcactgatctgaatgatgcttgccctaaggattgtttccctcttccaaggATAGACACTCTAATAGATGCCACTGCTGGCCATGAGATGCTAAGCTTCATGGATGGGttcagcggatataatcagatccggatggacaaaGACGACGTCCCCAAGATATCATTCATTACTGACTTTGGTGTAATCTGTTATATGGTTATGGCatttggacttaagaatgcaggagccacaTACCAACGCCTAGCAAACAAGATGTTCAAACATCTGATAGGTAAAACTATGGAAGTATACGTTGATGATATGCTGGTGAAAAGGTTGAATAAAATGGATCACCTAGAGCATTTGAAAGAAgcttttgaagtcctgaggacgcataagatgatgttaaacccagccaagtgtgcctttggggttGGTTCCGGGAGGTTCCTTGGTCTAATGGTCTCCAAACGTGGTATTGAGGCCAACCttgacaaaataaaagctaTCCTCGACATGGAACCGCCCAAAAGTATAAGGGATGTACAGAAGTTAACAGGTAGGATTGCGGCCCTGGGAAGATTTGTATCCAAGTCAGGAGACAAATGCTTACCTTTCTTCAAAGCCTTGAAGAAGGttaagaatttcaagtggaCAGAAGAGAGCCAAGTAGCTTTTGAGGAACTGAAGAAGTACATGGCAGAGCCACCTCTCCTGTCGAAACCCATTAATGGTGAGACCTTGTATGTATACCTGGCTGTTTCGGAACAAGCATTGAGTGCTGTATTAGTTCGAGAGGAGTTGAAAGTTCAAAAACCGgtgtactatgtgagcaaggtttTGCATGGAGCAGAGCTCAATTATTCGGTGATCGAAAAATTTGCcttggccatgattacggcctcaAGGAAGTTAAGACCTTATATTCAATCTCACAAAATagaagtcttgacagaccaacctctTCGTAACGTTATacatagcccgaaggctagtggaagattaaTCAAGTGGGCAATTGAGCTCGGGGAGTTTGATGTCCGATACAAACCGCGAACAGCGATTAAGGCTCAAGCTTTAGCTGACTTCCTCGTTGAATGTACCATTGACACCggggaagtcggggggcaagaGGACAAGGTTGAAGACAAGGGTGAAGTACCTGAGCAACCTAAACAATATtggttactattttttgacggggcttcaaaaacaaaaggaagTGGTGCAGGACTCGTGCTCCAAAGCCCCGATGGCTTTACTGTGGAATACGCCATTAAGCTGGACTTCCCAACTACTAATAACGAAGCCGAGTATGAGGCTTTAATAGCTGGGCTTGGGTTAGCCAGAACCCTGAGGGTAAGGAACTTGAAGGTCTGTGGTGACTCGAAGCTTGTGGTTTTCCAAGTGAACGGTGAGTTTGAAGCTCGGGAAGACACAATGCTTAGATATCTGAGAATTATAAAGACTCAAATGGAATTGTTTGAAGAATGTATTGTAGAATATGTGCCAAGAGAATAGAACACTAAGGCTGATGCCTTGTCACAATTTGCGTCCTCTGATGATGAGGTATGCTCGGGAAGTGTTTATTATCAGGTTATGAAAACCCCAAGCATCGATGCTAAATTGGTTGCTCCAATTGACCCGGGAGCCACCTGGATGGATGAGATCAAATTGTACCTTGAAAATGGTCACCTACCAACCAATGCTGATGAAGCACGAAAGTTACAGGTAAGGGCCCTTAAGTATGTCCTCATTGAGGGGATCTTATATCGGAAGTCGTTTGTCATCCCTTATTTGAGATGTCTAAGGCCTGATGAGGCACGAGAGGCTCTTAGGGAAGTTCACGATGgggtatgtggccaacaccttggAGGAAGGGCATTGGCTCACAAAGTAATCCGTCTTGGATTTTAGTGGCCAGATATGCTTAAGCATGCCCAAGAATATGTAAAAAAGTGTGATCGATGTCAAAGGTCGCACCAATAGTGAGACAGCCCCCTGAGATGTtgacatctatcaatactcctaTCCCTTTTGCCATGTAGGGAATGGATATCCTTGGACCGTTCCCACTTGCTAGTGCACAAAGGAAGTTCCTGTTGGTAGCGATTGATTACTTTactaagtggattgaggccaaacctctggccaagataaccaccaagcaggTTGCTCAGTTTGTATGGGAAAATATTATCTGTAGGTATGGAATACCATGAATCATGGTGACAGACAATGGGACCCAGTTCAACAATGCTGAGTTTAAGAGTTATTGTGAGGATTACTCGATTGAACTACGCTTTACCTCGGTTGCTCATCCTCAAGCTAAcggacaagctgaggtggctaacaggataatccttgatggaCTGAAAAAGAGAGTTGAGAAGGCCCAAGGGTCATGGGCCGAGGAGCTGCTCCCAATACTTTGGGAATATCGGACGACTTGTAAAGTCTCTACCGGAACAACCCCATTCCAGTTGGCTTATGGAGCTGAGGCAGTTGTACCCCTAGAAATCACACATACTTCCTCgagggtccagcagtatgagccaaAAACCAATGAGGAACGCATGAGAATTGCACTCgatatgattgatgaaatcCGCGATGGGgctcatgctaagattgtggaaaaccaaAAGCGAGCTTCCTACTATTACAACCTACGAGTTAAAGAACGATACTTTCGAGAAGGAGATCTAGTACTTAGAAAGGTTGAGGCCTCTGGAGTAGGCCCCAAgggcaagatggctccaaacTGGGAAGCCCCCTATCAAATTAAGACTTTTACgggccatggctcatacaagctTCAGACCCTTGAAGGAATTGAAGTCCCAAGAAGTTGGCACGCGACCAACCTGAAGATATATTATGTTTGATACATATCCCATGATAGTAGAAATTAGTAGTTATCACAAGAATAAGGTCATGTCGACCACTGCCATGTAGCTGAATCCAAGAATagtttatctcttttactatgATATTAATGAAAGTCCCGAGGATTTTTAGCCTTGACTTTTTTGAGTGTTATGAACTTATTTATGTTTCCCTTCGAATAAAACATCCTGAACATGGATAAAGGCTTGAAGCCGAGAAAAGATACTAAGTAAATTCCAAGTTCAAATATGACGATTTggagttttgaaattttaagtAAGAGTTACTTTGAATTAATCCTGATTCATGAATTAAAATTAGAGTCCCGGTGACTATTTCGAGATTTGAATTAACAAATCTTACGAGAGTTAAgctaaaatattctaagaaaagaatattaaatgCACGATATGCAAAATATAAGACAAAAGTGACTTAAATAGATAAGTTAAAACCCCGAAGGGTATAAATATCCgaataactaaataaatacaaGGATAAGCCGCGTAGGGCTGAAATGGGCCTAGTCTAGGGGAGCCCGTCATCGAAAGCATCTTCGTCCTGGTCCTTCCCATGGAGTTGGGCCGCGTCTTGGGCCTCCTCAAGAGGAGTCTCATCCTGGGCTTCAACGTCTTGGGCTTTTTCCCCAAGATCCGCCCCAGTCTCATCGGGCTCTTCGACCTCGAGTTCCTCGGTCGGGATTTCCCCATCTTGGGAGTCAACTGGGTGCGAGTCCCCAAGATTCTCGACCTCCATGGGAGAGGAAACTTCCTTCCCTTGAAGATCTAGAACCGGGAACCGTTCCAGAGTGACTCCCTCGATTTGGGAACCGAGTTCCTCGGTTATCTTCACCCAACAAGACTTGAACGTCTCGGGGAAGCTCGCATCGTACTCCGCCACCAGGAGATCCTCGTACTCCTGGGATTTCTTGAAATCTTCGACAGCCTCCGCTCTGACCCGCGCCAACTCCGCCTCCAGGGTGCGGACTTTCTCCTGCTCCGCCACGAGCTCCGCCTCGACCTTCCTAAACTGCTCAAAGTTGGCGGCCGAGGTTTCGAAGTAACGATCGCGGTCACGTTCCGCAATCGCCTTCTCCGCCCTCACCGCCTTCAAATTATGCACGGCGTCTTGCAGGTAGGTGTTCATCTGCACAAAATGAACGGAGAATTACTAAGTCAGAAAACACCTAAGTAAAAAAGGGGGGGGAATATTGCAAAGTaaggaaaagaaaaatcatcaaatagaaGAAAAGGAGTATTTGGGCCTCACCGTGGGAACCGCTTGGGCCCCCAACATCTCGATCTGTAGATCGTCGGAGGACTCGACCACATGAGCCCGGTCGCGCGGAGTCACGACGTTCTTGGACCACTCAGCGGCGGCCCGGGCATCTCCCACGATGGTGTCCTTATTCAAAAGGCCGCATTGGACCACGTAAGGACTTGGGTCCTCGTCCACAGCCTTGGGCCCTGGAGCCAAAAAGGCCGGGACCTTCTCCACGACTTCTTGGGCCCCGCTCTTTCTGGGCATCTTGACCCTTTGAACTTCGGTCGGCACTACTTTTGCAGCGGCCTGTTCGCTTTTcgcaaaaatagtttttaataaatCCAGGGCTGCAAACATAAAATCAGGAAATGATTAGAACACATGGTAAATAGATAAGGCCCAAAAGAGGTAAGGGTAAAAGTAAAGTACCCTCTGGGCCTAAATCGCTAAGCCCATGTTCCTGGAGCGAGGCCTCAGAAACGAGAACGGAGCAGTGGTGGAGGCAATCCCCGGTTAATATTTTGATTGCAGCTTCTTCCTCCACCCCCAATTTTAAAGACCTAACAGGCCCGTCTTCGACCCTACTAAagtctgaataaaaataatcgGTCCAGTTCCCCTCATTTAAGTAAAGATAAAACCACTGTTTTTTCCAGTGGGGAAGTGAATCTGGGGCTGTGCCCGAAACGAATATGCTACGGGCCAAGGTCCTATATTGGATCTTGACCCAACCCTCGTCATTGGGCGCGTTAACGAACTTGAAAAGATATCTAAACACTAAGACACTGGGCTCAATGCCGTGCTTTTTGCACTGGACCAAAAAACAATAAATGAACTTCCAGCCGTTGGGCTAGAGTTGGGTTGGACAAACGCGGGCCTCAACCAAGAGTCTGAAAACAAACTCAGGTGGAGGTAATCTGAAGCCCGCATAAAAAGTTTCTTTTTAAATTCGAATGGCCCCAGGCTTTGGATAGCAGGCTCGATCGTTTGGGCCTGGGGCCTCGGCCCTATAAGGCCCGTTGATGCCAAACAAATAGGCTATGGCATCAACGTCCTTTTGATCATAT is a window from the Daucus carota subsp. sativus chromosome 8, DH1 v3.0, whole genome shotgun sequence genome containing:
- the LOC108198035 gene encoding uncharacterized protein LOC108198035; the protein is MVTDNGTQFNNAEFKSYCEDYSIELRFTSVAHPQANGQAEVANRIILDGLKKRVEKAQGSWAEELLPILWEYRTTCKVSTGTTPFQLAYGAEAVVPLEITHTSSRVQQYEPKTNEERMRIALDMIDEIRDGAHAKIVENQKRASYYYNLRVKERYFREGDLVLRKVEASGVGPKGKMAPNWEAPYQIKTFTGHGSYKLQTLEGIEVPRSWHATNLKIYYV